One region of Candidatus Margulisiibacteriota bacterium genomic DNA includes:
- a CDS encoding HAD family hydrolase, whose product MIVKAVIFDLDGTLLDTITDITNSMNNALKDLCLPTFSEEDYKYLVGSGLDRLVGGVLPQHITDEQTIALFVEKFREYYDNKWTEHSVPFEGILELLSCLQNKGIKQAILSNKPHLITVAMTAKLLPANFELVYGERLSEGIPKKPDPQVLLEMAKSLKVKPDEVLYVGDSDVDMQVAVNAGMIGVGVLWGFRTKEELVNNGAKYIVARPEEINNIIGREKC is encoded by the coding sequence ATGATTGTAAAAGCTGTAATTTTTGATTTGGATGGCACGTTATTAGACACAATTACCGATATAACAAATTCTATGAATAACGCCCTAAAAGATTTGTGCTTGCCTACGTTTAGCGAAGAAGATTATAAGTATTTGGTTGGTAGTGGCTTAGATCGCTTGGTTGGTGGTGTCTTGCCACAGCATATAACGGATGAGCAGACGATTGCTTTGTTTGTTGAAAAATTTAGGGAATATTACGATAATAAATGGACAGAACATTCGGTTCCATTTGAAGGTATTTTGGAGTTATTAAGTTGTTTGCAAAATAAAGGGATTAAGCAGGCAATTCTTTCGAATAAGCCTCATTTAATTACAGTTGCAATGACAGCGAAGTTGCTTCCAGCCAATTTTGAATTAGTTTACGGTGAAAGATTGTCAGAAGGTATTCCTAAGAAACCAGACCCACAAGTATTGCTAGAGATGGCAAAGTCATTGAAAGTAAAGCCAGACGAGGTTCTGTATGTGGGTGACTCCGATGTAGATATGCAGGTGGCAGTAAATGCAGGCATGATCGGGGTAGGCGTTTTGTGGGGATTTAGAACGAAAGAAGAGTTGGTAAATAATGGTGCTAAATACATTGTTGCTAGACCAGAAGAAATTAATAATATTATTGGGAGGGAAAAATGCTAA
- a CDS encoding TonB-dependent receptor plug domain-containing protein produces MNRTSLMIFILIFSAVSFSATSNYTNFLNSRGTTLKDMVKSVVRDQNETKEHNNEQIKQQSFSSKGGGGAVYSLGGQDYKDFNRLTIFPDVKMAHRELPGVADGGDFDAKLYFRGGGAQETVTLVNGQPVYEAFVFEGKGSLVNPQLIKETKVYTSGMPVCYPDALSGVIDIKEREGDLHNYHLDIAQGLTDLQLYVEGPIMRGKSSFLISLRRTYYDYLLMLMNQGQGVIAPHLENYGQKFFMKLSPEHELVMDFKTYYDFYKLDNKDFNLGQIGRISSVARRNFLQTKLTSHWSNKLKTELTVGMENSVLSKNSLVVSDIVSENMRQEPFYFMTDLQYRDNKDHLVSSGLYFRKERTIKESTNLHLLGNYYYPGFAGTVSSEDYIKEYSVYGAYIQDEQTIVPDTLFLDLGVRYSFIDHKELSKSKSFQPRIGVRVKNEGATLKLSAGKYSQYNPQIVSAHFVDLPPEEAMQYSLGIEHQLGDAVNFSISIFEKNYHSLLREQIDSLGMITGYDNNKKGHAGGIEVMFKKKKSDGWNLMMAYTNQEAVYEESVTFSYPAKQDQKHTFSLASEVDLSKDWSLVVDWQYHSGRPYTDLTGATSLNVRTKYLSDPNKYNRSRLPDYSNLTLILEHKKPIWPFDGLEGQTYIGVANILNEKNVYDYVWNGDYSVKSSVKMMSMTPIFGVRFRF; encoded by the coding sequence ATGAACAGAACTAGTTTAATGATTTTTATATTAATTTTTTCTGCGGTTTCTTTTTCGGCCACTAGCAATTATACCAATTTTTTAAATAGCCGGGGTACCACCTTAAAGGATATGGTTAAGTCTGTTGTAAGGGATCAGAACGAAACCAAGGAACATAATAATGAACAAATAAAACAACAATCTTTTTCATCCAAAGGTGGTGGTGGTGCTGTTTATAGTTTAGGTGGACAAGACTACAAAGACTTTAATCGACTAACTATTTTTCCTGATGTGAAAATGGCACATCGAGAATTGCCTGGCGTAGCTGATGGTGGAGATTTTGATGCGAAGTTGTATTTTAGAGGTGGAGGAGCACAGGAGACGGTTACTTTAGTAAATGGTCAGCCTGTGTATGAGGCATTTGTTTTTGAGGGTAAGGGTAGCTTAGTAAATCCTCAACTAATTAAAGAAACAAAGGTTTATACTTCGGGAATGCCTGTTTGTTATCCTGATGCCTTGAGTGGAGTTATTGATATTAAAGAGCGCGAGGGAGATTTGCACAATTATCATCTGGACATTGCACAAGGGCTAACAGACCTGCAGTTATATGTAGAAGGTCCAATTATGAGAGGGAAAAGCTCTTTTCTAATATCTCTGAGGAGAACATATTATGATTATCTTTTAATGCTGATGAATCAAGGACAAGGCGTTATTGCTCCACACTTAGAGAATTATGGTCAGAAATTTTTTATGAAATTATCTCCTGAACATGAACTAGTTATGGATTTTAAAACATATTATGATTTTTATAAACTGGACAACAAAGACTTCAATTTGGGTCAAATAGGAAGGATCTCCTCCGTTGCCAGACGCAATTTTTTGCAAACAAAGCTGACTAGCCATTGGAGTAATAAGCTTAAGACCGAGCTTACTGTAGGAATGGAGAACTCAGTATTAAGCAAAAATAGCCTTGTGGTGTCTGATATAGTGTCAGAAAACATGAGACAAGAACCATTTTATTTTATGACGGATTTACAATACAGAGACAATAAGGATCACTTAGTGTCCAGTGGGTTATATTTTCGAAAAGAAAGAACTATTAAGGAATCAACGAATTTGCATCTTCTGGGTAACTATTATTATCCTGGGTTTGCAGGGACTGTTTCTTCTGAAGACTATATAAAAGAGTACTCTGTTTATGGAGCATACATACAGGACGAGCAAACAATCGTTCCAGATACATTGTTTTTGGATCTAGGAGTCAGATATAGTTTTATTGACCACAAGGAGTTGTCAAAATCGAAGTCGTTTCAGCCAAGGATTGGCGTAAGGGTTAAGAACGAAGGCGCGACACTCAAGCTTTCTGCTGGGAAGTATTCACAATACAACCCACAGATAGTCAGCGCCCACTTTGTTGATTTGCCACCAGAAGAGGCCATGCAATATAGTTTGGGGATAGAGCATCAGCTGGGAGATGCTGTAAATTTTTCAATTTCTATTTTTGAAAAGAATTATCACTCATTGCTTAGGGAACAAATAGACAGCTTAGGAATGATTACAGGTTACGATAATAACAAAAAGGGACATGCGGGTGGGATTGAGGTTATGTTTAAAAAGAAAAAGAGTGATGGTTGGAACCTGATGATGGCATATACAAACCAAGAGGCTGTTTATGAAGAGTCGGTTACGTTTTCGTATCCTGCTAAACAAGACCAAAAACATACTTTTAGTCTAGCCAGCGAAGTAGATTTAAGTAAAGATTGGAGTTTGGTTGTAGATTGGCAATATCACTCAGGAAGGCCATACACAGATCTTACAGGGGCAACATCTTTAAATGTCAGAACGAAATATTTGAGTGACCCTAATAAATATAACCGCAGTAGATTGCCTGACTATAGTAACCTAACTTTAATTTTAGAGCACAAGAAACCAATTTGGCCTTTTGATGGATTAGAAGGACAAACCTATATCGGGGTTGCTAATATCTTGAATGAAAAAAATGTTTATGATTATGTGTGGAATGGTGATTATTCAGTGAAGTCGTCTGTTAAAATGATGTCAATGACGCCTATCTTTGGAGTAAGATTTAGATTCTGA